The Natronosporangium hydrolyticum nucleotide sequence CTTGCCGATGCCCGCTCGCGCGACCCTGGTCCGGGTGGACGGGGGCTCGTGACCCGGCGTATCGTCCCGGCATGTCCGGAGGGCCAGGAAAATCCGCCGCAATATTGACCGTTACCGGTGAGTTGGCGGCTGGCCGTACACCCGATGCCAGTGACCTCGCCGCCGCGGTGCGGACCCTGTTGCGGGCACTGAGCGCGGCAGCGCCGGGACGTTCCGTGGAGGTCCGGGTGCCGCCGTTCGGCGCGGTGCAGTGCGTCGACGGGCCCCGGCACACCCGCGGCACACCCCCCAACCTGGTCGAGGCCGACCCGGTGACCTGGGTAGAGGTCGCCACCGGCCAAGTGTCCTGGGCGACGGCGGTGGCTACTGGCCGGGTTCAGCTCTCCGGCGGCCGGGCCGACCTGTCCGCGTACCTGCCGCTGTGGGCCCCCGGTGACGCCGAATCCGGACGCGATGTTGGTCACTCTCGGCGCTGAGCGCGGCTATGTGGCTTACCGGAAACCTCGCGTAGACTTGGCCGCGCCAGCGAACGAGTCTGAGGAGTGGCAGGTGCCCGACCTCCAGTTGTCGGAGGCCCGCGACGAGTGCGGCGTCTTCGGCGTCTGGGCACCCGGTGAAGAGGTGGCGAAGCTCACCTACTTCGGGTTGTACGCGCTGCAGCACCGCGGCCAGGAGGCCGCCGGGATCGCAGTGAGCGACGGCTCCGGAGTGGTGGTCTACAAAGACCTCGGACTGGTAGCCCAGGTCTTTGATGAACCCACCCTGGCTAGCCTGCGCGGCCACCTCGCGATCGGGCACTGCCGATACTCCACCACCGGCGGCTCGACCTGGGAGAATGCCCAGCCCACGCTGCAGGCCACCCCCACCGGCAGCACCATCGCGCTGGGGCACAACGGCAACCTGGTCAACACCGCCGAGTTGGCGCAGCGGGTCGAGGCCGGCGGTGACCGGACCGGACCCCACCAGCCCTGCACCTCCTCCGACACCGCGTTGGTGACCAGCCTGCTCGCCGGGTTCCCGGACCTCTCGGTGGAGGAGGCGGCGCTGCGGGTGCTGCCGACGCTGCGGGGTGCGTTCAGCTTCGTCTTCATGGACGAGACCACCCTCTACGCCGCCCGGGATCCGCACGGGGTGCGCCCGCTGGTGCTGGGCCGGCTGGAGCGGGGCTGGGTGGTGGCGAGCGAGACCGCTGCGCTCGACATCGTCGGCGCCTCGGTGGTGCGGGAGATCGAACCGGGTGAGCTGCTCGCGATCGACGAGCACGGCCTGCGGTCGGCCCGGTTCGCCAACCCGACCCCGACCGGCTGCATCTTCGAGTATGTCTACCTCGCCCGCCCCGACAGCACCCTGGCTGGGCGTAACGTCTACGCCACCCGGGTGGAGATCGGCCGCCGGCTGGCCGGCGAGCAGCCCGCCGAGGCGGATCTGGTGATCGGGGTCCCCGAGTCGGGCATTCCGGCGGCGATCGGCTATGCCGAGGCGTCCGGCATCCCGTACGGTGCCGGCCTGATGAAGAATTCCTATGTCGGGCGTACCTTCATCGAGCCCTCGCAGACCATCCGGCAGCTCGGCATCCGGCTGAAGCTCAACCCGCTACGGGAGAACGTCCGGGGCAAGCGGCTAGTGGTGGTGGACGACACCATCGTGCGCGGCAACACGCAGCGGGCGATCGTGCGGATGCTCCGCGAGGCGGGCGCCATCGAGGTGCATGTACGCATCTCGGCGCCGCCGGTGAGCTGGCCCTGTTTCTACGGTATCGACTTCGCCACCCGGGCCGAGCTGATCGCCAACGGCATGGACGTCGCCGGCATCCGCCGTTCCATCGGCGCCGACACGCTCGGTTACGTGTCGCTCGACGGGCTGGTGGCGGCGACCGAACAGCCGAGGACGCGGTTGTGCCGGGCGTGCTTCGATGGGGAGTATCCGATCGAGCTGCCCGCCCAGCACCTGATCGGCAAGCACGTCCTCGAAGGAATCACCGCTACCGGCCGCGCCGGCGACGACCAGCCGTCTGAGCCGCCCGCACCGGCCTCCCCGCCGGCGCCGGAGCGCCTGGCCACACCGATGAGGGGTGAAGCGTGACGCACGTGAGCGAGGGCCCGCGGCAGCACACCGGCCACCAGCCCTGGAGTGCCGGCCGCAACGGTAAGCAGGCCCGAGGCCGGACCGCGACCTACGCCGAGGCCGGGGTCTCGATCCAGGCCGGGGACGAGGCGGTGGAGCGGCTGAAGCCACATCTGCAGCGCACCATCCGGCCCGAGGTGCTCGGGTCGGTCGGCGGCTTCGCCGGCCTGTTCAAACTCGACGTGGCGAAGTACCGCAGCCCGGTGCTCGCCTCCTCCACCGACGGGGTGGGGACCAAGCTGTTGATCGCCCAGTCGATGGACGTGCACGACACGGTCGGGCTGGACCTGGTCGCGATGGTCGTCGACGACCTGGTCGCATGCGGGGCCGAGCCGCTGTTCCTGCTGGACTACGTCGCCTGCGGTGAGGTGCGGCCGGACCGGGTGGCCGACATCGGCGCCGGGGTGGCGCTCGGCTGCCAGCTGGCCGGCTGCGCGCTGATCGGCGGCGAGACCGCCGAGCATCCCGGGGTGATGGCCCCGCACGAGTATGATCTCGCGGCGACCGGGGTCGGCGTGGTCGAGGAGGACGCCATCCTCGGCCGGGAGCGGGTCGAGGTAGGCGACACGGTGATCGCCATGGGCTCCTCTGGCCTGCACTCCAACGGCTATTCGCTGGTGCGGCATGTGCTGCTCGGGGCCGGCCGGTTGCGGTTGGACTCGGTGGTGGAAGACCTGGGCGAGCAGCGGACCGTCGGCGAGGAACTGCTCACGCCGACCCGGATCTACGCGAAGGATTGTCTCGGGCTGCAGGCGGAGAGCGAGCTGCGCGCGCTCGCCCACGTCACCGGCGGCGGGATCCCCGGCAACCTGGTTCGGGTGCTGCCCAACCACGTGGACGCGGTGGTCGACCGCTCCACCTGGTGCCCGCAGCCGATCTTCAATCTGGTGCAGCGGCGCGGCCGGATCGACGACCTGGAGATGGAGTCGACCTTCAACATGGGGGTCGGGATGTTCGCGATCGTCGCGGCCGGCGAGACCGACCGGGCGCTGGCGTTCCTGCGTGGGCGCCGAGTCGACGCGTGGGTGGCCGGCGAGATCATCGAAGGGAGCGGCAACGTCCAGCTAGTGGGGTCGTACGCGGGCGGCTGAGCGTCCCGCGCTGCGCTGCGAAGGAGGGCGTACCTCTTGGTCGACGGCTGGACCGGGATGCGCGGTGTGGTGGAGATCCCTTCCTACCTCCTACTTCAGCCGACGACTCTGTGCAATCTGGACTGTGCCTACTGCTATCTGCCGCACCGGGCGGTCGATCGGCGGATGTCGGTGCCGGTCGCGGCGGCGGTGGCCGAGACTGTCAACGACTGGGCCACCCGGGTGGACCGTTTCTCGGTGGTGTGGCACGGCGGTGAGCCGTTAGCCGCCGGCCGGGAGCATCTGGCGTCGCTGATGGCGCCGTTCACCGGGGTTGAGCACCACATCCAGACCAACGGCACCTTGATCGACGACGAGTGGTGCGGCTTCTTTCGCGACCACCGGATCGAGGTGGGGCTGAGCCTCGACGGGCCGGCCACCCGGACCGCGCTCCGGGTAGATCGGGCCGGCCGGCCGGCGTACGAGCGGATCATGCGGGGGGTGGCGGCGCTCCGCGCCCACGACATCAGGTTCGCGGTGATCTGTGTGGTGTCGGAGCCGACCCCGGAGCTCGCCCGCGAACTCTACGACTTCTTCGGCCAGCTGGGCTGCTACTGGCTCGGGGTCAACATCGAGGAGCGGGAGGGTGTGAACCGCCGGGACAACCACCGCACCGACGCCGCGGTGCGCGGGTTCTGGTCCGCGCTCACCGCGGCGTGGGTGGCCGACCCGCGGTTCGAACTGCGCGAGGTCGAGTGGTCGCTGCACTATCTGGCGGCCGCGGTGCGGGGGGAGGCGGACTCGGTGCTGCCTCGCCGTCGGGACCCGGTCCCCACGGTCGCCTACGACGGCCGGGTGGTGCTCTTCTCGCCGGAGCTGGCCGGGTTCGACGCCGCCGGCGGCCACCGCGACTTCGCGCTCGGCAATGTGCGGCAGACCCCGTTGGCGGAGATTGTGGCCGCGGCGAACCGGCCGACCGGGTGGGTGGCGGAGTACCTCACCGGCGTGGAGCGGTGCCGGCGCGGCTGCGCCTACTTCGGGTTCTGCGGTGGCGCCCACGCCTCCAACCGATACTTCGAGCTGGGGCGTTTCGATGTCACCGAGACCGAACACTGCCGGAACACCAAGATCAGACTACTGGAGGGAGTGCTCGATGCCGCCCGAGACACCTGACGAGCTGGAGCAACGAGTGCGCGACGCCGAGCCGGGGCTGCGGCCGCTGCTCGAGCAGGCGGCGGCGGTGCAACGCCGACGCGCCGCCGCCGCCCGGGAGCGCGGCGCTCCGCGCTGGACGGATGTGTTCACCACCCAGTTCACCGAGTTCAGCAACCGGCCCCGCTGACCGGGGCTGGGAGCGCGGCTCGGTTAGCGGCGAGAAGAACGGCGAGCGTGGTCTGGCTCGTCGTCCTCATCCACCTCGTTGAGGTAGGGAGCGTACGGGTCCGGCTCCTCGTGGTGCACGGTGCCGTTACCCGTGCCCACGCTGCCCGTGCCCGCGGTGCCGTTGCCCGACAGCTCCCGCTGTAGCGCTTCGAGGTCGGTTTCCGGGGAATGGTACTTAAGCTCCCGGGCCACCTTCGTCTGCTTGGCCTTCGCTCGGCCGCGCCCCATGGCGACCCCCTCGCACAGAATTCGGGGCAGCCCGAAGGCGGGCCCCGATGTCTTCAGCATCTCTCGTGGGTCTTACGTTACATCGCAACCGCGGCAATCGACACCTCGGCCCCCGCGTACTGTGGCTAACCCCGCAGCATTTACGGCCTCGGCGCCATGATCGTCCGCAACCGGCCGACCTCGGCCATCCGCCGTTCGGCCATCCGGTCCGCCGCGGCCGCCGGCGGCACCCCCTCGGACTCCGCCTCGGCCAACAACTGCCGGGTGGTGTCGTAGATCTTGGTGGCCCGCAGTTTGGCCCGCTCGAAGTTGAACCCATCGATCTCATCCGCCACCTGCACCACGCCGCCGGAGTTGACCAGATAGTCCGGCACGTACAGGACCCCCCGATCAGCGAGCGCCTTGTCGATGCCGGGGTGGGCGAGCTGGTTGTTGGCCCCGCCGGCCACGATACTCGCCCGCAACACCGGCACCGTCTCGTCGTTGAGCGCCCCGCCGAGGGCGCACGGCGCGTAGATGTCCAGCTCCGAGGTGATCAACGCCTGGACGTCCTCGACCAGCGCCACCTCGGGGTGCTGCGCCCGCACCCACTGGCGCGCCCGTTCGCTCACGTCGGTACCGCTCACCACCGCGCCCTCGTCACGCAGATGGCCAAGCAGATGCTTGCCCACCTTACCCAGACCGGCGATGCCGACCCGCCGGCCGGCCAGCGACGGGTCGCCCCAGGCGTGCACTGCGGCGGCCCGCATCCCCTGGTAGACGCCCCAGGCGGTGAGCACGGAGGAGTCGCCGGCGCCGCCGTGCTGCTCGCTGCGGCCGGTCACCCACCGGGTCTCCCGGGCCACGATGTCCATGTCGGCGACGTAGGTCCCGACATCGCAGGCGGTGATGTAACGCCCGCCCAGGGATTCGATGAACCTGCCGTACGCGCGCAGCAGCGCCTCGCTCTTCAGTTGGTCCGGGTCGCCCCAGATGACCGCCTTGCCACCGCCGAGGTCCAGCCCGGCCAGCGCGTTCTTATACGCCATCGCCCGGGAGAGCTCCAGCACGTCGTGGACCGCCTCCGCCTCGCTGGCGTAGGGGTGGAAGCGGGTGCCGCCGAGCGCCGGCCCCAGCGCGGTGGAGTAGATGCCGATGATCGCCCGAAGCCCGCTCGGCTTGTCCTGACAGAAGACCACCTGCTCGTGGCTGGTGTCGACGCCGTCGTGGCCGGAGAAAACGCCCATGTCTCACTCCTGTGGGGGAACGTAACCGGCGCACCCTTGTGAGGTGACGCCGGCGGGGGCGGCGAGGTGTCGCCGCGGCACGCCCATCATCGGGTGCACCACCTCTGAGGGTAGACGGCAACCGAGGTCGGCGCCGGGCGCTAGCCCCGCCGTAGGATCGAGGCGTGTCCTCCCTGTCCGCCGCCTATCTGCGGGTCTACGAGCCATTGGCAGCCTTCGACCG carries:
- a CDS encoding sterol carrier family protein, translated to MSGGPGKSAAILTVTGELAAGRTPDASDLAAAVRTLLRALSAAAPGRSVEVRVPPFGAVQCVDGPRHTRGTPPNLVEADPVTWVEVATGQVSWATAVATGRVQLSGGRADLSAYLPLWAPGDAESGRDVGHSRR
- the purF gene encoding amidophosphoribosyltransferase; the encoded protein is MPDLQLSEARDECGVFGVWAPGEEVAKLTYFGLYALQHRGQEAAGIAVSDGSGVVVYKDLGLVAQVFDEPTLASLRGHLAIGHCRYSTTGGSTWENAQPTLQATPTGSTIALGHNGNLVNTAELAQRVEAGGDRTGPHQPCTSSDTALVTSLLAGFPDLSVEEAALRVLPTLRGAFSFVFMDETTLYAARDPHGVRPLVLGRLERGWVVASETAALDIVGASVVREIEPGELLAIDEHGLRSARFANPTPTGCIFEYVYLARPDSTLAGRNVYATRVEIGRRLAGEQPAEADLVIGVPESGIPAAIGYAEASGIPYGAGLMKNSYVGRTFIEPSQTIRQLGIRLKLNPLRENVRGKRLVVVDDTIVRGNTQRAIVRMLREAGAIEVHVRISAPPVSWPCFYGIDFATRAELIANGMDVAGIRRSIGADTLGYVSLDGLVAATEQPRTRLCRACFDGEYPIELPAQHLIGKHVLEGITATGRAGDDQPSEPPAPASPPAPERLATPMRGEA
- the purM gene encoding phosphoribosylformylglycinamidine cyclo-ligase, giving the protein MTHVSEGPRQHTGHQPWSAGRNGKQARGRTATYAEAGVSIQAGDEAVERLKPHLQRTIRPEVLGSVGGFAGLFKLDVAKYRSPVLASSTDGVGTKLLIAQSMDVHDTVGLDLVAMVVDDLVACGAEPLFLLDYVACGEVRPDRVADIGAGVALGCQLAGCALIGGETAEHPGVMAPHEYDLAATGVGVVEEDAILGRERVEVGDTVIAMGSSGLHSNGYSLVRHVLLGAGRLRLDSVVEDLGEQRTVGEELLTPTRIYAKDCLGLQAESELRALAHVTGGGIPGNLVRVLPNHVDAVVDRSTWCPQPIFNLVQRRGRIDDLEMESTFNMGVGMFAIVAAGETDRALAFLRGRRVDAWVAGEIIEGSGNVQLVGSYAGG
- the amcB gene encoding cyclophane-forming radical SAM peptide maturase AmcB — translated: MRGVVEIPSYLLLQPTTLCNLDCAYCYLPHRAVDRRMSVPVAAAVAETVNDWATRVDRFSVVWHGGEPLAAGREHLASLMAPFTGVEHHIQTNGTLIDDEWCGFFRDHRIEVGLSLDGPATRTALRVDRAGRPAYERIMRGVAALRAHDIRFAVICVVSEPTPELARELYDFFGQLGCYWLGVNIEEREGVNRRDNHRTDAAVRGFWSALTAAWVADPRFELREVEWSLHYLAAAVRGEADSVLPRRRDPVPTVAYDGRVVLFSPELAGFDAAGGHRDFALGNVRQTPLAEIVAAANRPTGWVAEYLTGVERCRRGCAYFGFCGGAHASNRYFELGRFDVTETEHCRNTKIRLLEGVLDAARDT
- a CDS encoding DUF3073 domain-containing protein, producing MGRGRAKAKQTKVARELKYHSPETDLEALQRELSGNGTAGTGSVGTGNGTVHHEEPDPYAPYLNEVDEDDEPDHARRSSRR
- a CDS encoding Glu/Leu/Phe/Val family dehydrogenase, which encodes MGVFSGHDGVDTSHEQVVFCQDKPSGLRAIIGIYSTALGPALGGTRFHPYASEAEAVHDVLELSRAMAYKNALAGLDLGGGKAVIWGDPDQLKSEALLRAYGRFIESLGGRYITACDVGTYVADMDIVARETRWVTGRSEQHGGAGDSSVLTAWGVYQGMRAAAVHAWGDPSLAGRRVGIAGLGKVGKHLLGHLRDEGAVVSGTDVSERARQWVRAQHPEVALVEDVQALITSELDIYAPCALGGALNDETVPVLRASIVAGGANNQLAHPGIDKALADRGVLYVPDYLVNSGGVVQVADEIDGFNFERAKLRATKIYDTTRQLLAEAESEGVPPAAAADRMAERRMAEVGRLRTIMAPRP